The DNA segment AATAAAGGGCCAACATCCCAACGAGCTGGTGTTCTACCGCATGGGAGATTTTTACGAGCTGTTTTATGACGACGCTAAAAAAGCCTCGGAACTGATGGATATCACCCTGACCGCCCGCGGCCAATCGGGGGGAAATCCGATCCCCATGGCGGGCATTCCGTACCATGCGGCTGAGGGTTACATTGCCCGCCTGGTGCGTGCAGGTCAATCTATTGCAATTTGTGAACAGATGGGTGATCCGGCCACCAGCAAAGGCCCTGTCGATCGCCAAGTGGTGCGCATTGTCACCCCCGGCACCCTGAGCGACGACGCTTACTTGGAAGACCGCCGTGACAACCTGCTGGTGGCGATTTATCACCATAAGCAGCACTTCGGTTTTTCCTCTCTGGATATTTCCAGTGGCCGCTTCGCAGTGTCAGAGCTGGACAGCCCTGAGGCCTTGCAAGGCGAACTGCAACGGCTGCGTCCGGCGGAGATTTTGATCAGCGAAGACTTTCCTTTTACCGATTTACTGGAAGGCTTTACCGGCATTCGTCGCCAGGGGCCCTGGCTGTTCGAACCCGACACCGCGCGACGGGTGATTACCCAGCAATTGCAGGTGCGCGACCTGACCGGTTTTGGCTGTGAAGATATGCACTTAGCCGTGTGCGCCGCCGGTTGCCTGCTGCAATACGCACGGGAAACCCAGCGCACCGCCCTGCCCCACATTCGCAAACTCAGCCGCGAACGCCGCGAAGACGCTGTCATTATGGACGCTGCCAGCCGTCGCAACCTGGAAATTGACACCAACCTTATGGGAGGCACCCAGTACACTTTGGCCTGGGTAATGGACCGCACTGCCACAGCCATGGGTGGGCGGCAGCTGAGGCGTTGGTTGAACCGTCCGCTACGCGATGTGGCGATGGTCCGTCAGCGCCAGCAGGCGGTCAGCGCACTATTGAAAGATTTTGACTATGAACCGATTCACAACCAGCTGAAATCCATCGGCGATATAGAACGCATTCTGGCGCGCGTGGCGCTGCGTTCGGCACGGCCCCGTGACCTGGCGCGGCTGCGGGATGCGTTTGCCGTGTTACCCGATTTGCAAAAATCTATGGCTGCGGTTGATTCCACCCACGTCAGCGAGCTTGCCACGGCTGTTGGCGAATATCCGCAGTTAGCGGATTTGCTGGGCCGGGCAATCATCGATAACCCACCGGTAGTGATTCGTGAAGGCGGGGTAATTGCAGACGGGTTTGACGCCGAACTGGACGACTTGCGCAACATCAGCGAAAACGCTGGCCAGTATCTGTTGGACGTAGAAACACGCGAAAAACAGCGTACTGGCATCAGCACCCTAAAAGTGGGCTACAACAGGGTACATGGCTATTACATTGAAATCAGCCGCTTACAATCGGCCCAGGCGCCTGCGGATTATATTCGCCGGCAAACCCTGAAAAACGCCGAGCGTTTTATTACCCCGGAACTAAAAGAGTTTGAAGACAAGGCTCTAAGCGCCAAAAGTCGTGCCTTGGCTCGGGAAAAAGCCCTGTGGGATGGGGTTCTGGAGACGGTCGCGGCAGAACTTGCACCGCTGCAAGATGCCGCTCAAGCGCTGGCCGAGCTGGACGTGCTAAGCAACTTTGCCGAGCGCGCCTCCAGTTTGCGCCTTTGTGCACCGCAGTTCAGCGATGAACCCGGCCTGCAGATTGAGGAAGGCCGGCACCCGGTGGTCGAGCAGCTATTAGACGATCCGTTCGTGCCTAACAATCTGCTGATAGACGCCAAACGCCGCATGCTGGTGATTACCGGCCCCAACATGGGCGGTAAATCCACCTATATGCGCCAGGTAGCACTGATCGCTTTACTGGCTTACACCGGCAGCTTTGTGCCTGCCGACAGCGCGGTGCTTGGGCCGGTAGACCGAATATTCACCCGCATGGGGTCGTCTGACGACATTGCCGGCGGGCGCTCCACGTTTATGGTGGAGATGACCGAAACCGCCAATATTCTGCACAACGCCACCAAACACAGCTTGGTGCTGATGGATGAGGTAGGCCGCGGCACCAGCACCTTTGATGGTTTGTCATTGGCCTGGGCCACGGCCGAATACTTAGCGCGGGACATTCTGTGCTACACGCTATTTGCCACCCACTATTTTGAGCTTACCCAGCTCGCGGATGAACTGGAGCACGCCGTTAACGTTCACCTGACAGCGACCGAGCACGATGACAGTATTGTGTTTCTGCACAACGTTCACGAAGGCCCCGCCAGCCAGAGCTACGGTTTGCAGGTGGCCAAACTGGCCGGCGTGCCGCTAGAGGTTATCCGCAATGCCAAAGCTCAGTTGGCGAATCTGGAAGGCGCCAGTGCAACGCTCGATGCAAAACGCCCAACCAACGGGTTACCGCACAAGGTGACGCGACGGGCGACGGCTATTGCGGAGTCAACTGCGTTTCAGGGGGATATGTTCGCCAGGCTAGAGCCCAGCGCGTTAGAGCTGGCGGTGAGCGCGCTCAACCTGGATGACATGACTCCGCGCCAGGCGCTCGAGCATCTGTATCAGCTGAAACAGCAACTTAAAACGTAGTGGCAGAAAAAGTGCGAATAAATTGATCTAAGTATAACGTTATAGAATACGGGTGCTTGCGACCGGAGTAGTGGCTCCCTACAATATCGCGCATCAAACTATAATCTTAGGAGC comes from the Marinobacter psychrophilus genome and includes:
- the mutS gene encoding DNA mismatch repair protein MutS is translated as MSAAHTESSKITPMMQQYLKIKGQHPNELVFYRMGDFYELFYDDAKKASELMDITLTARGQSGGNPIPMAGIPYHAAEGYIARLVRAGQSIAICEQMGDPATSKGPVDRQVVRIVTPGTLSDDAYLEDRRDNLLVAIYHHKQHFGFSSLDISSGRFAVSELDSPEALQGELQRLRPAEILISEDFPFTDLLEGFTGIRRQGPWLFEPDTARRVITQQLQVRDLTGFGCEDMHLAVCAAGCLLQYARETQRTALPHIRKLSRERREDAVIMDAASRRNLEIDTNLMGGTQYTLAWVMDRTATAMGGRQLRRWLNRPLRDVAMVRQRQQAVSALLKDFDYEPIHNQLKSIGDIERILARVALRSARPRDLARLRDAFAVLPDLQKSMAAVDSTHVSELATAVGEYPQLADLLGRAIIDNPPVVIREGGVIADGFDAELDDLRNISENAGQYLLDVETREKQRTGISTLKVGYNRVHGYYIEISRLQSAQAPADYIRRQTLKNAERFITPELKEFEDKALSAKSRALAREKALWDGVLETVAAELAPLQDAAQALAELDVLSNFAERASSLRLCAPQFSDEPGLQIEEGRHPVVEQLLDDPFVPNNLLIDAKRRMLVITGPNMGGKSTYMRQVALIALLAYTGSFVPADSAVLGPVDRIFTRMGSSDDIAGGRSTFMVEMTETANILHNATKHSLVLMDEVGRGTSTFDGLSLAWATAEYLARDILCYTLFATHYFELTQLADELEHAVNVHLTATEHDDSIVFLHNVHEGPASQSYGLQVAKLAGVPLEVIRNAKAQLANLEGASATLDAKRPTNGLPHKVTRRATAIAESTAFQGDMFARLEPSALELAVSALNLDDMTPRQALEHLYQLKQQLKT